The following is a genomic window from Brevibacterium limosum.
GCCCACCGTTTCCGTCCATCATGCACCCACTCGCCGGTCGAGTCAGCCGAGATGGCCGGCGGAAGGCGCCGCCGGGGAGGTGGACGGGCGCTGTGTCTGCCTTCAGGCGCGATGCGCCGACCTTCAGAAGAACACGCCCCAGACGATCACCGCGGCGAGAACGATTCCGGCCAGCCACGTCCACGGGCTGCCGAAATTGATGGTCCACCCCCATCCGCAGCGTTTGGGGATCAGAGGGGCGCGGTCTCGCATGGAGGCGTAGAAGAGGCCCAGCTTCCAGTTGGAATCGTCTTGGCGGAGGGCCTCGACGTTGGGATCCTCGCTCATTGAGTGTCACAGCCTTCCTGCGTTCGAGATCATATGTAGTCGCCAGTCTATGCCCGTGCCCCGAGCGCTCTGAGGCCGCTGTCCGGCCAGTTTCCCCGCTCACGATCTGGTGCTTCTCCGGTCCGGTCTGCCTCGTACCTAACGAATGGGACACGTTCCCGCCGATCCGGTGCCATCGACGCTCCGCCCGCTCTACACTGGTCGGAGTGGATCGAGCAGCGGCATTCGTGTCGGCTCGGTCCACGACCACGTCTGAACGATCTCGCCACACCGGTGAGCCTGCACCTTGCGAAAGTCCACACCCTTGCTCTCTTCCTCACGCCGCGCCCTCGCGGCACTCGCAGCAGTCCTGTCCCTCGGTCTCCTCTCGGGATGCGCCGAGGCGACCGAACCGACCGTCGACACCGCAGCCTCCAGCACTGCCGACCCCAAGCCCACTCGGGAGGCCCCGGAACCGAGCGAGGATGTCTCTGCGTCGGCGACACCTGATGACGCCGACGACGAGAGAGACGAGGGCCAGGCGGGCAGCTCGGCGACGGGCACCGCCTCGGCGATGTTGGACGAACTCACGGTCAAGGGTCGGGCGCCGAAGACCGGCTATGACGGCGACCTGTTCAAATGGCGTTCGGACACCGACCACAACGGCTGCGACACCCGCAACGATGTGCTGCGCCGGGACCTCACGACCATCACTCTCAAGGCGGGAACCCACGGCTGCATCGTGCTGGCCGGCACGCTCGCCGACCCCTATGCCGGTGAGACCTACGACTTCGACCGCAGCGCGAATGCCGTCGACATCGACCATGTCATCGCGCGTTCGAACGCCTGGCAGACCGGGGCGTTCACATTCGACGAGGAGACGCTCAAGGAATTCGGCAATGACCCGCTCAATCTGCTCGCCGTGAGCTCGAGCCTCAACCGGCAGAAGGGCGACGGCGATGCCGCGACCTGGCTGCCGCCGAACAAGGGCTACCGGTGCGAGTACGTCGCCCGGCAGATCGCCGTGAAACACAAATACGAGCTGTGGGTCGTCCCGGCGGAGAAGACGGCCATGCAGCGGGTCCTCGTTAAGTGCGATGACCAACCCGCCTTCGCCGAGGATGCCGACTGGCCAGTCCCCGGCGACGGTGACGATGTCACCACAAAGGAAGAGACCCGCCCGGCGAAGCAGAAGTCCTCGAGCACAGGATCGTCGAGCGACGGAGCGTCAGGGTCGGGATCATCGTCGAGCGGTTCATCGGACTCATCGAGCTATTTCGAGAACTGCACGGCCGCCCGCGAAGCCGGCGCCGCACCCGTCCACCGAGGCGACCCCGGCTACGGGTCACACCTCGACCGCGACGGTGACGGAGTCGGCTGCGAATAGCCGAAACATCGCAGTCAACGAACGGAGCACGCACGGACGACGTGCACGCTGATGATCGGCCGCCTCGGTGAGGGCGGTGTGCACGCCATCACAGTCGCTCGGTAGTCTGATCTCGAACACCGTCGCAGCTGCTCATGCCGACGGCCGCCACGATCATCGACGATGAGGAGACCTGCCATGTCCGGACTCGATACCGCCCTGACTCCGCTGCGGTTCCTCGAGCGCTCGCTCGAGGCCCACCCCGACCGGGAGGCGATCGTCGACGGGCCGCGCCGCTTCACCTACCGGCAGATGGCCGCGACCGTGCAGAACCTCGCCGAAGGACTCAGACGCCGTGGACTGTCCGACGGCGACACGGTGGCGGTGCTCGCCCCCAACAGCGCCGAGGCGCTCATCGCCCACTACGCGGTCCCGCTGGCCGGCGGCGTGCTCGTCATGCTCAACACCCGACTGGCGCCGCCCGAGGTCGAGTACATCCTCGGCCACAGCGAAGTGAAGTTCTTCTTCGGCGATGCCGGACTCCTCCAGCCGGTCATCGATGCCGGCGCCGCGAACGCCGTCGAAACGATCGTCGTCCACCCCGATGAGGACGGCGCCCCCGGTGAGGTGGCCGCCGCGGATCTCAGCGTGGAAGCCTATGCCGACTGGACCGCCTCGGCGCCGGAATCACCGCGGACCTACGAGGTCGACGACGAAACCGCGACGATCACCGTCAACTACACCTCGGGCACGACGGGCCGGCCGAAGGGCGTGATGTACACCCACCGCGGGGCGTACCTGAACTCGCTCGGCGAGGTCATCACGCAGGACTTCCCGGCTCTGACCAAGTACCTGTGGACGCTGCCGATGTTCCACTGCAACGGCTGGTGCACGACCTGGGCGCTGACGGCGGTGTCGGGCACGCACGTGTGCATCCGAGCCGTGCGCGGGCCCGAGGCCTGGCGGCTCATCGACGAAGAGAAGGTCACTCGGATGGCCGGTGCTCCTGTCGTGCTCAACACCATCGCCGGGGCCGAGGAAGCCCACGACCTGGGAGGATCGCTGTCCATCACCACGGCCGGCGCCCCGCCGTCGCCGACGACGATCGCCCTGCTGGAAGGCCTCGGCATCGAGGTCATCCACGTCTACGGACTCACCGAATCCTACGGTCCGTACTCCTCATGCGAGCCGCAGCCCGAATGGTCCGGCCTGCCGGTGGAGGAGCGCGCGAAGCTGAAGTCCCGACAGGGGATCGGCATGATCAGCGCTGAGCGCATGCGCGTAGTCGAGCTGCGCGACGATGACGTGCTCACCGACGTGCCCCGCGACGGGGTGACGATGGGCGAGATCGTCATGCGCGGCAACAACGTCATGAAGGGCTACGTGAACGCGCCCGAGGCCACCGCCGAGGCGTTCCGCGGCGGTTGGTTCCACACCGGCGACCTCGCCGTGATGCACGCGGACGGGTACGTCCAGATTCTCGACCGGGCCAAGGACATCGTCATCTCCGGCGGCGAGAACATCTCCACCATCGAGGTCGAGCAGGCTCTCGTCGCCCACGAATCCGTCGCCGAGGCGGCCGTGGTCGGCATGCCCGACGAGAAGTGGGGACAGCGACCGTTGGCCTACGTCGTTCTGGGACCCGGCGCCGAGGTGGCCGAGGACGACCTCATCGCATTCGTCAAGACCCGTATCGCCTCCTACAAGGCACCGGCCGGGGTCGAATTCGTCGATGAGCTGCCGACGACGTCGACGGGCAAGATTCGCAAGAACGCACTGCGGGAGCTGGCCGGGAACTGAGGTTCAGGCCGTCTCGAGCGGGAAGACCAGCAGGCTGCTCGTTGTCGTCGCGACGGTTTTGCCTGCTGCGTCAACGACCTCACCTTCGGCGAAGGTGACTCGGCGTCCCGGTTTGGTGACTCGGCCGGTGGCGACCAGAGGGCCGCTGTCGGCGGTCACGGGCCGCAGGTAGCCGACGTTGATGTCGATCGAGGTGTAGCCCATGCCCGCGGGCAGCAGCGAATGCGCAGCACATCCGACGACCGAATCGAGCAGGGTGCAGACCAGCCCGCCGTGGACCATGCCGATGGGGTTGTAGTGGGATTCGTCGGGATGGCAGGTGAAGGTGACCTTGCCCGGCTCCACCTCGGTGAATTCCATTCCGATGTGTGCTCCGATGGGGGCGGCGGGAATCTCGCCGTCGGCGATCTTCTGCAGGAACTCGATTCCGTCGAGGTGAGGCAGCCGCTTGAGACCGATGGCCGGGTCGCCCCAGGTCACGGTCGTTTCGCGAAGATTCGGTTCAGCCTGTGTGCTCATCGTCAGTTCTTCCCCTCCGGCATCGGCACGTTCTGGAGGCGCAGCTGACCGCGTGAGATCTGCTTGCCGCTGGCCGAGTCCGTGATGATGACCTCCCACAGCTGCTGAGTGCGCCCCTGGTGAAGAGCGTTGCCCTCGACGTTGACGCGGGCTCCCGTGCTCGGGCGCAGGAAGTCGGTGGCGTTGTGAACGCCGACGGCGAACTCCCCGCGCTCTGCCACGGCGTGGGAGGCGCCGATGCTGCCCGCGCTTTCGACGATGGTCGTGTACACGCCGCCGTGGATGACGCCCCACGGGGTGTGATGGTTCTCGTCGAGTTCGGCATAGCCCCGCACCGAGGTGGCCGTCACCTCCTCGACGACGAAACCGGAAGCCGCGACGAATCGACTTGCCTTCTCCAGCGAGACATCGGGGGTCGTGGCGGCCTGCGCGTCATCAGTCATGTGTTCTCCTTCGACCTGACTTGTTATTATGAAGTTAGCCTAAGGCGTCGACGACGGTCAACCGAAGGAGGGGGACATGGAATGGCTCGAATACGACTCCGCTGCCTGTTCGATCCGACGCAGCCTTGATGTCATCGGACAGAAGTGGACGCTGCTCATCCTGCGGGATGCGTGCAACGGCGTGCGCCGATTCGATCAGCTGCGCGACCACCTCGGGGTCTCCGATCCGGTGCTCGCCGAGCGTCTTCGCACGCTCGTCGCAGCCGGGCTGCTCGAACCCGCGTCCTACAGCGAACCGGGCCGGCGGGCACGGAAGGAATACCGGCTCACGGACAAGGGCCGCGATCTCTATCCCGTGCTCATCGCGCTGCTCCAGTGGGGAGACAAACACTGCTCAGAGCCCGACGGCCCACCGGTGCGCGTAACGCACCGCGACTGCGGCGAACCGGTCGAAGCGAAGGTTATGTGCGCGGCCGGCCATGAGCTCACCGCGCCGAGCGAGGGCCAGACCGCGCCCGGCCCCGGTGCAGAAGTGAGAGCGTAAGTCCTCCCGGCCCTGCGCTCTGGCGAGGAGGCGTAGGCTGCACACGCGTCGGCTCGGCGGCTCACGCGTTGTTCCGGCAGCTCACGCGAAGAGTGCGAGGCCGAACACGACGAAGATGATGAGGTGAGCGGCACCTTGGACGGCGGTGACCTTCTTGCCGGCGAACCCGATGACCGAGACCAGCAGGGTGATCGCCAGCAGCGCGAGGTTGATCGGCGACTCGGCGAGCACGATCTGCTGATCGGTGAGCATCCCGATGACCAGCACCGTCGGAATCGTCAGCCCCACCGTCGACACCTGTGCGCCGTGGCAGAGATTGCTCACGCGCTGGATCTCACCGTTCCACGCCGCTCGCAGGGAGGTCAGCGTCTCGGGCAGGAACACGATCATCGCGATGACCACGCCGGACAGCGCCACCGGGGCGCCGAGGCGGGCCAGACCGTCATCGAGGAGTGTGGCCATATCGTGGGAGAGCAGCACAATTGGCAGCACAGTGGCGACGAGGAGGGTCAGCCGGAGGACGATCTCCACCCGGTGGGTCGAGAGGATCTCGACGATTCCCTGAGTCTCTTGGTCGGACGGGTCGGCCGCCTCGGGCCGGCTTGATTCGGACTGGTCGGCCGCCTCGATGGGGGAGGACTGGGTCGTTCCGGCAGTCGATGAGGCGTCCGCCGAAGCAGCCCCGACGGGGGCCGCCTCGGTGAATTCGTGGGCCTGCGGTCCCATCTGCCGGTAGAGGAAGAAGACATAGGCGCCGACGGTGATCACGATGATCGGGATCTCCTGCCATATCTCATAGGCACCGTCGGGGGTGCCGATGAGGGTGGGCACGGCGAAGGCGAGGGCGGCGAAGACGACGATCATGACCAGGTAGTTCGAGACGCCGGTGCGATTGTGGGTGAGCGCACCGTGGCGCAGTCCGCCGACCAGCAGGCAGAGGCCGATGACAGCGCCCAGGATGATCATCGACACCGCCATCACCGAATCGCGGGCGATCGTCGCATGGTCGCCGGGGCCCAGCAGCACCGCGGCGATGAGGATGACCTCGATGAGGCAGATCGAGATCGTCAGCACGAGTGAGCCGTAGGGATCGCCGAGGCGGGACGCTAAGTGTTCGGCCCCTGTGACGACTCCGAAGGCGCAGACGAGGATGACCGCGATGATGACCACGAGTGCGGTCACAAGCAGCGGCAGGGGGACCGGCGAAGCAAGCAGAGAGCCCATGAATTGCAGGGCGATGAAGACGCCCCAGCCGAGGACGAGTCGCAGGATTGCGGTCGGCGTGATGATTGAGCGGAGGGCGGCGGTCATGAAAGGTCTTCCTGTCTCTGAGGCCGTCCTCATCGTGAGTCTCTCTCAGCCGGGTCGTCCCGACTGGTTCCTTCCGCTTTCAGGTTATCCAGGCCCGCTTGACCCGGCAAATCCGGTGATCTGGGGCACCGGATGACCTGGGCACTGTTCCGGCTCGAGCGCGTCGTCGGGCAAATGCGGTGCGCGTTGGTGGGTGCGAGCCGTTCGTCGGAGCGCACGGTCTGGTTCTGTATAGGTTCTTCTGAAATGACCACTTTCCTCGCTGGGCAATTCAGAGCAGGATGTACCGATTCGCTGGCTCGGGCAGCCGCCGAAAGTGGATTGGTCGGTTGTGCGTCGGGCTAATACGGTGCGCTCAAGCCAGGGAACATGGGGAAGTGCTTGACGTTGAGCGTCAGGGGAGTGGTGTTCAGGGATAATGCGGTTGCCGCAATCGCCAAATCAGCTGAATCGATACCGCGATTGCCGGGTAACCAGGCTCTGCTCAGCTCGCCCGCGAGTTCCGAGATCGACTCGTCGACCGGGTGCCAGGTGAGAACGGACAACAGTCTGCGAGTGGGGCCGTCTTCTCCTCTTCGCATGCCAGCGAGCACTTCGAGGCGACTCATTTCACTTGCATGCAGGAGGCCGTCTGCGCGTGCCGCGAAGAGCGCGGCTTTCGCTGCTTCGCGTCCTCGGAGGACATCGATGAGGACGGATGTATCGACAACAGTCATTGCGAAAGGACTTGGTTCAGCCGGTCTCCAGAACGCAGGCGCTCAACGTAGGCCTCTCCGTCTTCCTGCCGGTCGATCCAGGCGCCGAAAGCTTCTTCGATGGCACTGTAGGCATCATCGGTGCTTCGACCCGTGCCATAGGTGTTCTCAACGGCATCTCGAATCAACGCAGAGATCGATCGACCCGTCCGTGACGCTTCGTTATCGAGCAGCCTGCGGGCTTCGATGGTCAATGAAATCTGAGTGCGTTGCATGATGTAATGTTACATCACCAAATGCAACGTGTCTCTGCCGAATGAGTGCGAAAGTGCAGGGGGACCGTCGCTTCAGAACACGTAGGCGGCGTCCCGCTCCTCCTGGGTCGAGGCACAGGCTCGAGCTGCGGTTCACCGCTGTCGTACTCGGTCGACGAGGCGGCTCAGGGCCGATGTGTCGGAGCCGTTTCGCATCGCGTCGCGATTGCTGAAGGGGATGCCCGACTGCAGACCCCGCCCGCCGCAGGTGATCGCTTCGCCGAGCAGGCTCAATCCGATGCTCAGTGTCATGGGACGAACGGCTTCTTCGGCGCCGATGAGCTGAGCTCCGAAATGCAGGCCCAGCCCTGCGAGCAGGCTGCAAGCCCAGATGATCATCGTCTTCACCGTGTATTTCTGGTGGAGAGTCCCGTCTCGCTCGAAGAGGACCGTGGAAGCTCCGCGCAGCATTCCGAAGCTGACGCCGACCACCACCGAGGCGGTCAGGAAGGTGACGTTCGCCGGTGTCCAATGGCTGAATCCCCACAGTTCCTTGATGGCCAGTCCCAGCAGGATCAACGGTGGAATTGCGAGATCTTTGGCGTCGACGGGCTCTCCGCGGAAACGTCGAACGATGACGACGACGATGACGGCTATGACTCCGAGGGCGATGAGGAAGGGTGACATGGGCGATCTCCTTTGATGTATTAGCAGGAGCGTGCTAAAACGATAGCACGATGTAGCAGGGATGTGCTATAAAAGATCTATGCCGAAATTCGTCGACCCTGTTCAACGGCGAGAGCTCATCGCCGATGCGCTCTTCGCCATCGTCCTCAGACAGGGACTCTCCAAGGTCTCGCTGCGGACGATCGCCGATGAAACCGGCTTGGCCATCGGCTCCATCAGGCACTACTTCTCCGCCGCCGACGGGATCGTGCGCTTCGCGCTCGAGACCCTTGTCGAGCGAGTCGGCGGTCGACTCGAGGCGCGACTGGCCGATATGCTCCCCAAGCTCGATGCCGGGAATCTCGACCACGGTGAAGCCAAGGAGCTGACGGTCGACTTCCTCTCCGAACTGCTGCCGCTCGAAGAGACACGGCGGCGGGAGTCAGTGGTGTGGCTGGCCTTCGAAGAGGAGGCGCGAACGACCCCGGAGCTCGCTGACGTCTTCGAAACTGCAGTGCTCGGCACCCGTGCTCTCATGGGCCGAGTCGTTGAGAGTATGAGCGTCCGCGGAGTCCTGCGCGCGGGTCTCGACGCTCAAGCCGAGGCCGAGACCCTTGCCGCTCTTATCGACGGACTGACACTGCGCTCGGCGCTTCACTCCGAGGTCCTGGCCCCTGAGCGCGCTCGCGAGCTGCTGGCTGCGCACCTCGAGCGTCTGCGCGCCTGACCTTGGTCATGGGGCGCTTCACGCAGAGTTCGCATATTCAGACGGTGGGCGGACATCGCTCTTGAACGATCAGAACCCGTAGGCCGCGTCCCGCTCCTGACGGATCGAGGCAAAGGTGTGGGTGAGCACGATCGTGTCCTCGACGAGGCGGTCGAGTCGCTGAAGGACATCGTGGCTGACGATCTCGCCGCGGTGCAGATCGCTCTCCTCGACGAACACATACGGCTGGACGACCTGCGCCTTCATGTAGGTCAGGATCGGCAGCAGGTGCTGAGCCGGAATGAGGTAGTGCTTCGACGATCCGGCCGTGGCGATGACGCCGACGACCTTGTCGAGGAAGGCACTCGTCGGCAGCAGATCGAAGACGTTCTTCAGAGCCGCCGGAATCGAGGCCTGGAAGATCGGGGTGCCGATGATGATCGCATCGGCGTCCATGAGCTCCCTGGCCACCCGACCGGTGTCACCGGTGTACTCGGTGAAGTTCCGGCCGTCGGCAAAGACCATGTCCGCCTCGGCGAGGTCGATGACACTCAACTCAGCGGTGGGGTCATAGGCGGCGACCACCTCGGCGAGGTGATCGATCACGGTTCGGGTCTTCGTTCCGACGTTCGAGCCGGACAGCAGGACAAGCTTCACGAGTGGGCCTCCTCGGCGGAATCGAATGCGGAACCAGCAGGGCCGGACG
Proteins encoded in this region:
- a CDS encoding DUF5808 domain-containing protein yields the protein MSEDPNVEALRQDDSNWKLGLFYASMRDRAPLIPKRCGWGWTINFGSPWTWLAGIVLAAVIVWGVFF
- a CDS encoding GmrSD restriction endonuclease domain-containing protein translates to MLSSSRRALAALAAVLSLGLLSGCAEATEPTVDTAASSTADPKPTREAPEPSEDVSASATPDDADDERDEGQAGSSATGTASAMLDELTVKGRAPKTGYDGDLFKWRSDTDHNGCDTRNDVLRRDLTTITLKAGTHGCIVLAGTLADPYAGETYDFDRSANAVDIDHVIARSNAWQTGAFTFDEETLKEFGNDPLNLLAVSSSLNRQKGDGDAATWLPPNKGYRCEYVARQIAVKHKYELWVVPAEKTAMQRVLVKCDDQPAFAEDADWPVPGDGDDVTTKEETRPAKQKSSSTGSSSDGASGSGSSSSGSSDSSSYFENCTAAREAGAAPVHRGDPGYGSHLDRDGDGVGCE
- a CDS encoding AMP-binding protein, with the protein product MSGLDTALTPLRFLERSLEAHPDREAIVDGPRRFTYRQMAATVQNLAEGLRRRGLSDGDTVAVLAPNSAEALIAHYAVPLAGGVLVMLNTRLAPPEVEYILGHSEVKFFFGDAGLLQPVIDAGAANAVETIVVHPDEDGAPGEVAAADLSVEAYADWTASAPESPRTYEVDDETATITVNYTSGTTGRPKGVMYTHRGAYLNSLGEVITQDFPALTKYLWTLPMFHCNGWCTTWALTAVSGTHVCIRAVRGPEAWRLIDEEKVTRMAGAPVVLNTIAGAEEAHDLGGSLSITTAGAPPSPTTIALLEGLGIEVIHVYGLTESYGPYSSCEPQPEWSGLPVEERAKLKSRQGIGMISAERMRVVELRDDDVLTDVPRDGVTMGEIVMRGNNVMKGYVNAPEATAEAFRGGWFHTGDLAVMHADGYVQILDRAKDIVISGGENISTIEVEQALVAHESVAEAAVVGMPDEKWGQRPLAYVVLGPGAEVAEDDLIAFVKTRIASYKAPAGVEFVDELPTTSTGKIRKNALRELAGN
- a CDS encoding PaaI family thioesterase; translated protein: MSTQAEPNLRETTVTWGDPAIGLKRLPHLDGIEFLQKIADGEIPAAPIGAHIGMEFTEVEPGKVTFTCHPDESHYNPIGMVHGGLVCTLLDSVVGCAAHSLLPAGMGYTSIDINVGYLRPVTADSGPLVATGRVTKPGRRVTFAEGEVVDAAGKTVATTTSSLLVFPLETA
- a CDS encoding PaaI family thioesterase, whose translation is MTDDAQAATTPDVSLEKASRFVAASGFVVEEVTATSVRGYAELDENHHTPWGVIHGGVYTTIVESAGSIGASHAVAERGEFAVGVHNATDFLRPSTGARVNVEGNALHQGRTQQLWEVIITDSASGKQISRGQLRLQNVPMPEGKN
- a CDS encoding winged helix-turn-helix transcriptional regulator, which translates into the protein MEWLEYDSAACSIRRSLDVIGQKWTLLILRDACNGVRRFDQLRDHLGVSDPVLAERLRTLVAAGLLEPASYSEPGRRARKEYRLTDKGRDLYPVLIALLQWGDKHCSEPDGPPVRVTHRDCGEPVEAKVMCAAGHELTAPSEGQTAPGPGAEVRA
- a CDS encoding calcium:proton antiporter; the protein is MTAALRSIITPTAILRLVLGWGVFIALQFMGSLLASPVPLPLLVTALVVIIAVILVCAFGVVTGAEHLASRLGDPYGSLVLTISICLIEVILIAAVLLGPGDHATIARDSVMAVSMIILGAVIGLCLLVGGLRHGALTHNRTGVSNYLVMIVVFAALAFAVPTLIGTPDGAYEIWQEIPIIVITVGAYVFFLYRQMGPQAHEFTEAAPVGAASADASSTAGTTQSSPIEAADQSESSRPEAADPSDQETQGIVEILSTHRVEIVLRLTLLVATVLPIVLLSHDMATLLDDGLARLGAPVALSGVVIAMIVFLPETLTSLRAAWNGEIQRVSNLCHGAQVSTVGLTIPTVLVIGMLTDQQIVLAESPINLALLAITLLVSVIGFAGKKVTAVQGAAHLIIFVVFGLALFA
- a CDS encoding type II toxin-antitoxin system VapC family toxin, yielding MTVVDTSVLIDVLRGREAAKAALFAARADGLLHASEMSRLEVLAGMRRGEDGPTRRLLSVLTWHPVDESISELAGELSRAWLPGNRGIDSADLAIAATALSLNTTPLTLNVKHFPMFPGLSAPY
- a CDS encoding ribbon-helix-helix domain-containing protein — translated: MQRTQISLTIEARRLLDNEASRTGRSISALIRDAVENTYGTGRSTDDAYSAIEEAFGAWIDRQEDGEAYVERLRSGDRLNQVLSQ
- a CDS encoding DUF1453 family protein, whose translation is MSPFLIALGVIAVIVVVIVRRFRGEPVDAKDLAIPPLILLGLAIKELWGFSHWTPANVTFLTASVVVGVSFGMLRGASTVLFERDGTLHQKYTVKTMIIWACSLLAGLGLHFGAQLIGAEEAVRPMTLSIGLSLLGEAITCGGRGLQSGIPFSNRDAMRNGSDTSALSRLVDRVRQR
- a CDS encoding TetR/AcrR family transcriptional regulator — its product is MPKFVDPVQRRELIADALFAIVLRQGLSKVSLRTIADETGLAIGSIRHYFSAADGIVRFALETLVERVGGRLEARLADMLPKLDAGNLDHGEAKELTVDFLSELLPLEETRRRESVVWLAFEEEARTTPELADVFETAVLGTRALMGRVVESMSVRGVLRAGLDAQAEAETLAALIDGLTLRSALHSEVLAPERARELLAAHLERLRA
- a CDS encoding NADPH-dependent FMN reductase; the protein is MKLVLLSGSNVGTKTRTVIDHLAEVVAAYDPTAELSVIDLAEADMVFADGRNFTEYTGDTGRVARELMDADAIIIGTPIFQASIPAALKNVFDLLPTSAFLDKVVGVIATAGSSKHYLIPAQHLLPILTYMKAQVVQPYVFVEESDLHRGEIVSHDVLQRLDRLVEDTIVLTHTFASIRQERDAAYGF